In one window of Lytechinus pictus isolate F3 Inbred chromosome 19, Lp3.0, whole genome shotgun sequence DNA:
- the LOC129282531 gene encoding uncharacterized protein LOC129282531 has protein sequence MTKSDVAYQAVGRGGDDSGGSTGGDAEEKNKPTLQHNENNHHRKEKQELSHSPRAKPKRCLESDDVIIEEEDDIDDELDSNNNDPPSTSSSKGRKGVIRRTMSFLVTLPRKLYSYVRGVFYTSQQPWSKVGHDHESEDSDWSSSEDGVTSRLNKARQERRSAGKSRDRHKPKPNKATPPPIAPKPKKRNNPSPSGSSNPPSSPDTTSPDTTPEISFDDIVVEPPQLKIYKRIQGPPGRRKPQRFSNQSDVRQSELQRESDLWR, from the exons ATGACGAAGTCTGATGTGGCTTACCAAGCAGTGGGCAGAGGCGGAGACGACAGCGGTGGAAGCACTGGCGGAGAtgctgaagaaaaaaacaagccGACACTGCAGCACAACGAAAACAATCACCATCGCAAGGAAAAGCAGGAGCTGTCGCACAGCCCGAGGGCGAAACCGAAGCGGTGTTTGGAATCGGACGACGTGATCATTGAAGAGGAGGACGACATCGATGATGAGCTTGACTCGAACAATAACGACCCACCATCGACGTCATCTTCGAAGGGAAGGAAGGGTGTGATACGGAGGACGATGTCGTTCTTGGTCACACTGCCCAGGAAACTGTATAGCTACGTGAGAGGGGTCTTCTATACGTCGCAGCAGCCCTGGTCAAAGG TTGGTCACGACCATGAAAGCGAGGACAGTGATTGGTCATCGAGCGAGGACGGTGTGACGTCACGACTGAACAAAGCGAGACAGGAAAGAAGATCGGCTGGGAAATCAAGGGATAGACATAAACCAAAACCAAACAA GGCGACCCCTCCTCCAATAGCGCCGAAACCGAAGAAGAGAAACAACCCGAGTCCTAGCGGATCCAGCAATCCGCCATCATCACCGGATACTACATCGCCGGATACCACACCGGAGATCTCATTTGATGAC ATTGTTGTTGAACCACCGCAGTTGAAAATATACAAGCGGATACAGGGACCGCCGGGAAGGAGGAAACCGCAGCGGTTCTCGAACCAATCCGATGTCCGACAATCCGAACTGCAGAGGGAGTCCGATCTGTGgcgatga